A portion of the Streptomyces erythrochromogenes genome contains these proteins:
- a CDS encoding response regulator transcription factor, which translates to MNGGTAGAAGRVLVVDDDPTVSEVVAGYLERAGFTVHRADDGPSALEAAARYRPDLVVLDLMLPGMDGLEGCRRLRAHGAGTPHLPVVMLTARGDEEDRILGLEVGADDYVTKPFSPRELVLRVRSVLRRASAAVPAGEPLLSAAGLTVDPVARRATRDGVEPAGQRHPPHPGRRHRGDRRGTPSRRGGVVRHRRLRRDPG; encoded by the coding sequence ATGAACGGTGGCACCGCAGGCGCGGCGGGCCGCGTCCTGGTGGTGGACGACGACCCCACGGTCTCGGAGGTCGTAGCCGGCTATCTGGAGCGGGCCGGATTCACCGTGCACCGTGCCGATGACGGTCCGTCCGCCCTGGAGGCCGCCGCCCGGTACCGGCCCGACCTGGTCGTCCTCGACCTGATGCTGCCGGGCATGGACGGTCTGGAGGGGTGCCGCCGGCTGCGTGCCCACGGAGCGGGAACTCCTCACCTGCCGGTCGTGATGCTCACCGCGCGGGGCGACGAGGAGGACCGGATCCTGGGCCTGGAGGTCGGCGCGGACGACTACGTGACCAAGCCCTTCAGCCCGCGTGAACTGGTCCTGCGCGTACGGTCGGTGCTGCGCCGCGCGTCCGCGGCCGTCCCGGCGGGCGAGCCCCTGCTCTCGGCCGCCGGCCTGACCGTGGACCCCGTCGCCCGCCGGGCCACCCGGGACGGCGTCGAACCTGCTGGTCAACGCCATCCGCCACACCCCGGCCGAAGGCACCGTGGCGATCGCCGCGGAACGCCGAGCCGACGCGGTGGTGTTGTCCGTCACCGACGCCTGCGGCGGGATCCCGGATGA
- a CDS encoding MFS transporter: protein MPPTGKRPPFALNASVLITLLAASSAPTPLYPVYQDRWGLSALSVTVVFSAYTLALLTALLTTGALSDHLGRRPVLVGSLALEAVAMAVLASADCADTLIAARVLQGLATGAATSAAGAALVDLDPPGRPGRSALTNSIAPAAGMAAGVLVATLLIRHAPGPTVTVYLVLALVFLLQAAAIALSPETIRPYAGAWRSLRPRVAVSPNARRAFLISGAGVVAVWALGGFYSSLGPAFVHLVAPGAPQAAGGMVFFALSLSAAVTVWTTRVLRPLTATLLGCAAVPAAAALSLAGMHLVSLPAVFAAALLAGVAFGAVAQGSMRMVLARVPQADRSTTLAAYYVLSYVAMSLPAVGAGVLTQSYGLRTAAHLYAGLVALLATAALLTLALTRTRTPARTRTPADAAGPAAGTSGRRVRSRQAVVGTARCGDTLEPWHQAMNGSRATRTRARTRARA, encoded by the coding sequence ATGCCGCCGACGGGGAAACGCCCGCCGTTCGCCCTCAACGCATCCGTCCTGATCACGCTGTTGGCCGCCTCCAGCGCACCCACGCCCCTCTACCCCGTCTACCAGGACCGGTGGGGCCTGTCCGCCCTGTCCGTGACGGTGGTCTTCAGCGCCTACACCCTGGCCCTCCTGACCGCACTGCTCACCACCGGCGCCCTGTCGGACCACCTCGGACGGCGCCCCGTCCTCGTCGGCTCGCTCGCTCTGGAAGCCGTCGCCATGGCGGTGCTCGCGAGCGCCGACTGCGCCGACACCCTCATCGCGGCCCGCGTACTCCAGGGACTCGCCACCGGCGCCGCGACCAGCGCGGCCGGAGCCGCCCTCGTCGACCTCGACCCACCGGGACGCCCCGGCCGGTCCGCCCTCACCAACAGCATCGCGCCGGCGGCCGGCATGGCGGCCGGAGTCCTGGTGGCCACCCTGCTCATCCGCCACGCCCCCGGACCCACCGTCACCGTCTACCTCGTCCTGGCCCTCGTCTTCCTCCTCCAAGCCGCCGCCATCGCCCTTTCGCCCGAGACGATCCGGCCGTACGCCGGAGCGTGGCGTTCCCTGCGTCCGCGCGTCGCCGTCTCCCCGAACGCCCGCCGGGCCTTCCTGATCAGCGGGGCCGGCGTCGTCGCCGTCTGGGCACTCGGCGGCTTCTACTCCTCCCTCGGCCCGGCCTTCGTCCACCTCGTGGCCCCGGGCGCCCCGCAGGCGGCCGGCGGCATGGTCTTCTTCGCCCTGAGCCTTTCCGCGGCCGTCACGGTCTGGACGACCCGCGTCCTGCGCCCCCTCACCGCCACCCTCCTCGGCTGCGCCGCGGTCCCCGCCGCCGCGGCCCTCTCCCTGGCCGGCATGCACCTGGTCAGCCTGCCCGCCGTCTTCGCCGCGGCCCTGCTGGCCGGCGTCGCCTTCGGAGCGGTGGCGCAGGGCTCGATGCGCATGGTGCTCGCCCGGGTCCCGCAGGCGGACCGGAGCACGACCCTGGCCGCGTACTACGTGCTCTCCTACGTCGCGATGAGCCTGCCGGCCGTCGGCGCGGGCGTCCTGACGCAGTCCTACGGGCTGCGGACGGCGGCCCACCTGTACGCCGGCCTCGTCGCCCTCCTCGCGACGGCCGCGTTGCTCACCCTCGCTCTCACCCGCACCCGCACCCCCGCTCGCACGAGAACTCCCGCAGATGCCGCCGGCCCGGCCGCAGGGACGAGCGGACGTCGCGTCAGGTCCCGGCAGGCGGTGGTGGGTACCGCACGATGCGGTGACACCCTGGAGCCATGGCATCAAGCAATGAATGGTTCGCGGGCGACGCGGACGCGGGCGCGCACGCGAGCGCGGGCATGA
- a CDS encoding TetR/AcrR family transcriptional regulator, whose translation MSRKPMVRPGGRSARVQEAVHTAVRELQAEVGRPELTIPLVAARAGVTPSTVYRRWGDLQELLSDVAVENLRPDTPPQDHGDLAADLRNWAEQFIEEMASPIGRAYIRDALLGAPDGDNAARCSQYAAEQIDVVLARAAERGEDAPGVELVLDRVVAPMMYRILFRPGDPAAPGAPGAPGSLTAEYARGLVQDLLDGFGAPH comes from the coding sequence ATGAGTCGCAAACCGATGGTCCGCCCCGGCGGCCGCAGCGCACGGGTCCAGGAGGCTGTCCACACCGCGGTGCGCGAACTCCAGGCGGAGGTGGGCCGCCCCGAGTTGACCATTCCGCTGGTGGCGGCACGTGCCGGCGTCACCCCGTCGACGGTCTACCGGCGCTGGGGCGACCTGCAGGAGCTGCTGTCCGACGTCGCCGTGGAGAACCTGCGGCCGGACACGCCGCCGCAGGACCACGGCGACCTGGCTGCGGACCTGCGGAACTGGGCCGAGCAGTTCATTGAGGAGATGGCGTCTCCGATCGGCCGCGCCTACATCCGCGACGCCCTGCTCGGGGCCCCCGACGGCGACAACGCGGCGCGGTGCTCGCAGTACGCGGCGGAGCAGATCGACGTCGTGCTCGCCAGGGCGGCGGAGCGCGGCGAGGACGCCCCGGGGGTCGAGCTGGTCCTCGACCGGGTCGTGGCGCCCATGATGTACCGCATCCTCTTCCGTCCCGGAGACCCCGCAGCACCCGGAGCACCCGGAGCACCCGGAAGTCTCACCGCCGAGTACGCGCGGGGGCTCGTGCAGGACCTCCTGGACGGCTTCGGCGCGCCGCACTGA
- a CDS encoding MBL fold metallo-hydrolase: MHTAPPAAAPSWTVGSVVVRRIDEVPLPPQTGPWLLPAATADVVTEQDWLRPDFADRGGVLRLDSHSFALVVDGLRVVVDTGIGNGKTRANPAWHDLRTDYLERLAQAGFPPESVDLVLLTHLHTDHVGWNTRELDGTWVPTFPNARYLASKAEYDFWAAYDMDEARAAMFRDSVHPVDEAGLLEAVDVPAVGVTVAAGLELVPAPGHTPGHVAVRVTSGDATALITGDCIHHPVQLARPEIGSCVDIDPGRAEATRRSLLASLADTGALLLGTHFPPPTAGRVVTDGDAYRLAPVPGRTADTAG, translated from the coding sequence GTGCACACAGCACCGCCCGCCGCCGCCCCGTCCTGGACGGTCGGCTCCGTCGTCGTCCGGCGCATCGACGAGGTCCCCCTGCCGCCGCAGACCGGCCCGTGGCTGCTGCCGGCCGCCACCGCCGACGTCGTCACCGAACAGGACTGGCTGCGGCCCGACTTCGCGGACCGGGGCGGTGTCCTGCGCCTGGACAGCCACAGCTTCGCGCTGGTCGTGGACGGGCTGCGCGTCGTCGTGGACACCGGGATCGGCAACGGCAAGACGCGCGCCAACCCGGCGTGGCACGACCTGCGTACCGACTACCTCGAACGCCTCGCGCAGGCGGGGTTCCCGCCGGAATCCGTCGACCTGGTCCTGTTGACCCACCTGCACACCGACCACGTCGGCTGGAACACGCGCGAGCTCGACGGCACTTGGGTCCCGACCTTCCCCAACGCCCGCTACCTCGCCTCGAAGGCGGAGTACGACTTCTGGGCCGCCTACGACATGGACGAGGCCCGGGCGGCCATGTTCCGCGACTCCGTGCACCCGGTCGACGAGGCGGGGCTGCTCGAAGCGGTCGACGTGCCGGCCGTCGGCGTCACCGTGGCGGCCGGTCTGGAACTGGTGCCGGCTCCTGGTCACACTCCCGGTCATGTGGCCGTACGGGTGACCAGTGGCGACGCCACGGCCCTGATCACCGGGGACTGCATCCACCACCCCGTGCAGCTGGCGCGTCCGGAGATCGGCAGCTGCGTCGACATCGACCCCGGGCGGGCCGAGGCGACCCGCCGCTCACTGCTCGCCTCGCTCGCCGACACGGGCGCGCTCCTGCTCGGTACGCACTTCCCCCCGCCGACCGCCGGCCGCGTGGTCACCGACGGCGACGCCTACCGGCTCGCCCCCGTCCCCGGCCGGACCGCGGACACCGCGGGCTGA
- a CDS encoding amidase has product MQPYELTVADAAEAVRTRRVSPVELVDSVLERIEQVQPRLGAYASVTADRARDAARRAADEIAGAGARGPLHGIPAGLKDLIDVAGTATSASSRVREGHRATADSTVAARLSAAGAVFVGKTHTHEFAYGLTTPQTANAWDRGRVAGGSSGGSAVAVAARAATFALGTDTGGSIRVPAALNGVVGLKPTYGLVPRHGVTALSWSLDHVGPITRTVEDAALVLGALAGHDPRDPASVAAPPAGHRPGPGTDLTGLRVGVPANYYFDHVDPHVEAAVRRAIARLEELGARLVDVEIPMARYIRATHWGLMVPEASAYHERTLRAVPDLYSADVRVLLEAGELMTAGDYLRAQRARTLVRQAWLDMAATVDVIAAPTVPMTAVDSGRTTVTWGDGTVESVSDAYVRLSAPANVTGVPALTVPVGLDPQGLPIGMQLMGRPFDEATVLRAGHAYERTGTARDPAPAV; this is encoded by the coding sequence ATGCAGCCGTATGAACTGACCGTGGCCGACGCCGCCGAGGCGGTACGGACCCGCCGGGTCTCCCCGGTCGAGCTGGTGGACTCGGTGCTGGAGCGCATCGAGCAGGTGCAGCCGCGCCTGGGCGCCTACGCCTCGGTGACGGCGGACCGTGCGCGGGACGCGGCACGACGCGCGGCGGACGAGATCGCCGGCGCCGGCGCCAGGGGCCCCCTCCACGGGATCCCCGCGGGCCTGAAGGACCTGATCGACGTGGCCGGGACGGCCACATCGGCGAGCTCGCGGGTACGCGAGGGACACCGGGCGACGGCCGACAGCACGGTCGCCGCGCGGCTCTCAGCGGCCGGCGCGGTGTTCGTCGGCAAGACCCACACCCATGAGTTCGCCTACGGTCTGACCACACCCCAGACCGCGAACGCCTGGGACCGCGGCCGGGTGGCCGGCGGCTCCAGCGGCGGATCGGCCGTCGCCGTGGCCGCGCGAGCGGCCACCTTCGCGCTGGGGACCGACACCGGCGGGTCGATCCGGGTCCCCGCCGCGCTGAACGGCGTGGTCGGCCTGAAGCCCACGTACGGGCTGGTCCCCCGGCACGGCGTGACCGCGCTGTCCTGGTCGCTCGACCACGTCGGACCCATCACCCGGACCGTGGAGGACGCCGCGCTGGTCCTGGGCGCCCTGGCCGGCCACGACCCGCGCGACCCCGCGTCCGTCGCGGCACCGCCCGCCGGCCACCGGCCGGGGCCCGGAACGGACCTGACGGGGCTTCGGGTGGGCGTACCGGCCAACTACTACTTCGACCATGTGGACCCTCACGTGGAAGCCGCGGTACGGCGGGCGATCGCCCGGCTGGAGGAGCTCGGCGCGCGGCTCGTCGACGTCGAGATCCCGATGGCGCGCTACATCCGGGCGACCCACTGGGGGCTGATGGTGCCCGAGGCGTCGGCCTACCACGAGCGGACCCTGCGCGCGGTGCCCGACCTCTACTCGGCGGACGTACGCGTCCTGCTGGAGGCCGGTGAGCTGATGACCGCCGGGGACTACCTGCGCGCGCAGCGCGCCCGCACGCTCGTGCGGCAGGCGTGGCTGGACATGGCCGCCACGGTCGACGTGATCGCCGCCCCCACCGTGCCCATGACCGCCGTCGACTCCGGGCGGACCACCGTGACCTGGGGCGACGGCACCGTGGAAAGCGTCTCCGACGCCTACGTACGGCTGTCGGCCCCGGCCAACGTCACGGGCGTCCCCGCGCTGACCGTCCCCGTCGGCCTGGACCCCCAGGGCCTCCCGATCGGCATGCAGCTCATGGGGAGGCCCTTCGACGAGGCGACGGTGCTGCGCGCGGGGCACGCGTACGAGCGGACCGGCACCGCGCGCGACCCGGCACCGGCGGTGTAG
- a CDS encoding metallophosphoesterase family protein — MRLLLTSDTHVPARAKRLPEALLAALGEVDVVIHAGDWTDEATLDLLESRSRRLVAVYGNNDGPALRRRLPETARAELGGLRFAVVHETGPAAGRERRCAALFPDTDVLVFGHSHIPWDSTAPGGLRLLNPGSPTDRRRQPHHTYLTLTAEEGALRDVVLHRLTR; from the coding sequence ATGCGCCTGCTGCTGACCTCGGACACCCACGTGCCCGCGCGGGCCAAGCGCCTGCCCGAGGCGCTGTTGGCGGCCCTCGGCGAGGTGGATGTGGTGATCCACGCCGGGGACTGGACCGACGAGGCCACCCTCGACCTGCTGGAGTCGAGGTCGCGGCGTCTGGTCGCCGTGTACGGGAACAACGACGGACCCGCCCTGCGGCGCAGGCTGCCCGAGACCGCCCGTGCGGAACTCGGCGGGCTGAGGTTCGCCGTCGTCCACGAGACCGGCCCGGCCGCCGGTCGCGAGCGGCGCTGCGCCGCGCTCTTCCCCGACACGGACGTCCTGGTCTTCGGCCACAGCCACATCCCCTGGGACTCCACGGCCCCGGGCGGGCTGCGCCTGCTGAACCCCGGCTCCCCGACCGACCGCAGGCGCCAGCCCCACCACACGTACCTGACCCTCACCGCGGAGGAGGGCGCCCTGCGCGACGTCGTCCTCCACCGGCTGACCCGGTGA
- a CDS encoding AfsR/SARP family transcriptional regulator: protein MPTTATTDRPSATVLGQQERRVLSAIGCGLRDDEVAAALAIPEDAVAGHLARILVKLGLRDRSAAIVHAFDCGLVVPGDGPRTRPAGPVPRTTAGREAGPQVRISLLGPLRATLDGRPLDLGHLRRQAVLAALALGAGRPLSRQELLDDVWGTEQPAANVVPVYVYRLRKALRAGDGPDAVIEHARHGYRLVPGAVDVDVARMEELVSAIGAADRAGEPAEAVRLCARALELFRGELLAGLPGPLAELERMRLGERRIAIARRKLEGQLRLGQESEAIAELFALSTAHPLDEPLAAMLMRALYRDGRQAAALTVFERARARLADDLGVPPSRMLRRTRQMILRGDEAGLGLTPTA, encoded by the coding sequence ATGCCGACGACCGCCACCACCGACCGCCCCAGCGCGACCGTGCTCGGGCAGCAGGAGCGCCGCGTCCTCTCCGCGATCGGTTGCGGGCTGCGGGACGACGAGGTCGCCGCCGCCCTCGCCATCCCCGAGGACGCCGTGGCCGGGCACCTCGCGCGGATCCTCGTGAAGCTCGGGCTGCGCGACCGCTCCGCCGCCATCGTGCACGCCTTCGACTGCGGCCTGGTCGTCCCCGGAGACGGCCCCCGTACCCGGCCCGCGGGCCCGGTACCGCGGACCACCGCCGGCCGGGAGGCCGGACCGCAGGTACGGATCTCCCTGCTCGGCCCCCTGCGGGCGACGCTGGACGGGCGGCCCCTCGACCTGGGGCACCTGCGCCGGCAGGCCGTACTGGCGGCGCTGGCACTGGGCGCGGGGCGGCCCCTCAGCCGGCAGGAACTGCTCGACGACGTCTGGGGGACGGAGCAGCCGGCGGCGAACGTGGTCCCGGTGTACGTCTACCGGTTGCGCAAGGCCCTGCGGGCGGGCGACGGTCCGGATGCGGTGATCGAGCACGCCCGGCACGGGTACCGGCTGGTCCCCGGCGCGGTCGACGTGGACGTGGCGCGCATGGAGGAACTGGTCTCCGCCATCGGCGCGGCCGATCGGGCGGGCGAGCCGGCCGAGGCGGTCCGCCTGTGTGCCCGGGCGCTGGAGCTCTTCCGCGGGGAGCTCCTGGCCGGACTGCCGGGACCGCTCGCCGAACTGGAGCGGATGAGGCTCGGCGAGCGCAGGATCGCCATCGCGCGGCGGAAACTGGAGGGGCAGCTGCGGCTGGGCCAGGAGTCGGAGGCGATCGCCGAGCTGTTCGCCCTGTCCACGGCACACCCCCTGGACGAGCCGCTGGCCGCGATGCTGATGCGGGCGCTGTACCGGGACGGTCGGCAGGCCGCCGCGCTGACCGTGTTCGAGCGGGCCCGCGCCCGCCTCGCCGACGACCTGGGGGTGCCGCCGAGCCGCATGCTGCGGCGGACCCGCCAGATGATCCTGCGCGGCGACGAGGCCGGCCTCGGCCTCACCCCCACGGCCTGA
- a CDS encoding cutinase family protein, producing MRARRIAAASAGLLLTAGLSVVQAPTAQAAAPCEGTYTIVVGGTGSSWNNDGFYGNIQQHVGYPTQIPNGASARAGVNELNRLVRDQRAACPGQHVKMGGYSLGAAVVHIWVTENWQTFDNVNAVLISDPKRQGPPGANGGAVPFGGFVGAPLAGADKFFGNIPVKTICHWDYVCDESAGIWTYPDNHVKNYPADFNMDHHNDNANEVWYNGAWYPA from the coding sequence ATGCGGGCACGAAGGATCGCGGCGGCATCGGCCGGACTTCTGCTGACGGCCGGGCTTTCGGTGGTGCAGGCGCCCACGGCGCAGGCGGCGGCTCCGTGCGAGGGCACCTACACGATCGTCGTCGGCGGCACGGGCAGCTCGTGGAACAACGACGGCTTCTACGGCAACATCCAGCAGCACGTGGGGTACCCCACCCAGATCCCCAACGGGGCGAGCGCCCGGGCCGGTGTGAACGAGCTGAACCGGCTGGTCCGCGACCAGCGCGCCGCGTGCCCCGGCCAGCACGTCAAGATGGGCGGGTACTCCCTGGGCGCCGCGGTCGTGCACATCTGGGTCACCGAGAACTGGCAGACCTTCGACAACGTCAACGCCGTCCTCATCTCGGACCCCAAGCGCCAGGGCCCGCCCGGAGCCAACGGCGGAGCCGTGCCGTTCGGCGGCTTCGTCGGTGCTCCGCTCGCCGGCGCCGACAAGTTCTTCGGCAACATCCCGGTCAAGACGATCTGTCACTGGGACTACGTCTGCGACGAGTCCGCGGGCATCTGGACCTACCCGGACAACCACGTCAAGAACTACCCTGCGGACTTCAACATGGACCACCACAACGACAATGCCAACGAGGTCTGGTACAACGGCGCCTGGTATCCCGCGTAG
- a CDS encoding oxidoreductase translates to MTSQTITAAGTWKLGDRTVNRIGFGAMRLAQNGEALVSGAVPRDRGQAVEVLRRAVDLGVNHIDTAAFYFSPLRSANELINRALAPYPDDLVIATKVGPGRDPSGEWLPHARPEQLRGQVEENLRQLGRDHLDVVNLRIVGTGSIAERFGVLAELRQAGLVRHLGLSNVRPHHLDEALAIAPVVCVQNMYGIGVQPEQDEFLRSCGERGVAFVPFYSIAGTGRQAGAGGDDSAEVLEVARAHGASAAQVRLAWTLHRGPHVLAIPGTGDPEHLAANVAAGALRLTAAELAALESLHRGEGAS, encoded by the coding sequence ATGACCTCACAGACGATCACGGCAGCAGGCACCTGGAAGCTCGGCGACCGCACGGTCAACCGGATCGGCTTCGGCGCGATGCGCCTGGCCCAGAACGGCGAGGCCCTCGTCAGCGGCGCCGTCCCGCGCGACCGCGGCCAGGCGGTCGAGGTGCTGCGCCGCGCGGTGGACCTCGGGGTGAACCACATCGACACCGCGGCGTTCTACTTCTCCCCGCTGCGCTCCGCCAACGAGCTGATCAACCGGGCTCTGGCCCCGTACCCCGATGACCTGGTGATCGCCACCAAGGTCGGGCCCGGCCGGGACCCGTCCGGTGAATGGCTGCCCCACGCCCGACCCGAACAGCTGCGCGGCCAGGTGGAGGAGAACCTCCGCCAGCTCGGCCGCGACCACCTCGACGTGGTGAACCTGCGGATCGTCGGCACCGGCTCGATAGCCGAACGCTTCGGAGTGCTGGCCGAGCTCCGGCAGGCCGGCCTCGTCCGCCACCTGGGGCTGTCGAACGTCCGGCCCCACCACCTGGACGAGGCCCTGGCCATCGCACCGGTGGTGTGCGTGCAGAACATGTACGGCATCGGCGTACAGCCCGAGCAGGACGAGTTCCTGCGCAGCTGCGGCGAACGGGGCGTCGCCTTCGTGCCGTTCTACTCGATCGCCGGCACCGGACGGCAGGCCGGCGCCGGCGGGGACGACAGCGCCGAGGTGCTGGAGGTCGCGCGGGCGCACGGGGCGAGCGCCGCCCAGGTCCGGCTGGCCTGGACCCTGCACCGGGGACCGCACGTACTGGCGATCCCCGGTACGGGGGACCCGGAGCACCTCGCCGCCAACGTGGCCGCCGGCGCCCTGCGGCTCACGGCGGCCGAACTGGCCGCTCTGGAGTCCCTGCACCGCGGCGAGGGGGCGTCCTGA
- a CDS encoding ArsR/SmtB family transcription factor, protein MRAELALSVGDLARMRFAVSPMWEVGPSMRLLRSGHEHPVHRAWTAQVRPRLAAAGLDRGRLAELVPPSGYVPDFLNPAPPGPSPTFGEELAAIRASPAGRVRGELDRLRDQQGRLGPGLRDLYDDVPRLLERVVEEIEAYWEVALAPYWVRIRAVLDADVFHRARQVAEHGAGRLLGELHSSVSWDDSALRLADRHAPLSRQAVGAGLLLIPSVFTGPVPFTRLAPPDPPQLAYPARGIGALWEPRPVVRGGGGALAAVLGRSRSLLLAELGSPATTTELAGRTGLSAAGVSQFLTALRGAGLVSAHRAGRCVLYARTSVAEALLTAPSDRPPAS, encoded by the coding sequence GTGCGGGCGGAACTGGCGTTGTCGGTGGGCGATCTGGCGCGGATGAGGTTCGCCGTCTCGCCGATGTGGGAGGTCGGGCCCAGCATGCGACTGCTCCGGTCGGGGCACGAACACCCCGTGCACCGGGCCTGGACGGCGCAGGTGCGGCCGCGTCTGGCGGCCGCGGGGCTCGACCGGGGCCGGCTCGCCGAACTGGTGCCGCCCTCGGGGTACGTTCCCGACTTCCTCAATCCCGCGCCCCCCGGTCCCTCCCCCACCTTCGGGGAGGAGCTCGCCGCGATCCGGGCCTCACCCGCCGGCCGGGTCCGCGGGGAGCTCGACCGGCTGCGGGACCAGCAGGGACGTCTCGGCCCGGGGCTCCGCGACCTGTACGACGACGTGCCGCGCCTGCTGGAGCGGGTGGTGGAGGAGATCGAGGCTTACTGGGAAGTGGCCCTGGCGCCCTACTGGGTGCGGATCCGGGCGGTGCTCGACGCCGATGTCTTCCACCGGGCCCGGCAGGTCGCCGAGCACGGCGCGGGCCGCCTCCTGGGCGAGCTGCACTCCTCGGTGAGCTGGGACGACAGCGCCCTCCGGCTGGCCGACCGGCACGCGCCGCTGTCCCGGCAGGCGGTCGGCGCCGGCCTGCTGCTGATCCCCTCGGTGTTCACCGGGCCGGTCCCGTTCACCCGCCTGGCGCCGCCGGATCCTCCCCAACTGGCCTATCCGGCCCGTGGTATCGGCGCACTGTGGGAGCCCCGTCCGGTTGTTCGGGGCGGGGGCGGCGCCCTGGCCGCCGTACTCGGCCGCTCGCGTTCCCTGCTGCTGGCCGAGCTGGGCTCACCCGCCACCACGACCGAACTCGCCGGCCGCACGGGGCTGTCGGCGGCCGGGGTGTCCCAGTTCCTCACGGCGCTGCGCGGCGCGGGTCTGGTCAGCGCCCACCGGGCCGGACGCTGCGTGCTGTACGCCCGCACGTCCGTGGCCGAGGCCCTCCTGACCGCCCCTTCCGACCGCCCGCCCGCCTCCTGA
- a CDS encoding serine/threonine protein kinase gives MSGVVVHLPSGSGGAAGGEPGVAPVTLRLGPGEAARFGRGSTTVPVELRLADAAISRLAGEIRVTDDHWQLTNHSTTHSYLVENPEGAGEYLRVPPRRVGTPIPFEFSRVVLPTRGELPVSFQVFAPDHVYLDPDAMGAPWGNRTVTAYSLDETATYFLVLVALCEPRLRDQSPVAVPTTPQIVERLGQGAGCGTPTARAVSSHIDYLAEEKLRIGVPEAREHGRAERRNGKREEIVGLALRFGLVREEHLALLPPLTGARGRERQAGR, from the coding sequence GTGAGCGGCGTAGTGGTCCATCTGCCGTCGGGGAGCGGCGGCGCCGCGGGCGGTGAACCGGGCGTCGCCCCGGTGACGTTGCGGCTCGGCCCCGGCGAAGCCGCCCGCTTCGGACGGGGCTCCACGACGGTACCCGTCGAACTGCGGCTCGCCGACGCGGCGATCTCCCGGCTCGCGGGGGAGATCCGCGTGACCGACGACCACTGGCAGCTGACGAACCACAGCACCACCCACAGCTATCTCGTGGAGAACCCGGAGGGAGCGGGGGAATACCTGAGGGTTCCGCCGCGACGGGTCGGGACGCCCATCCCGTTCGAGTTCTCGCGCGTGGTACTGCCCACCCGCGGTGAACTCCCCGTCTCCTTCCAGGTGTTCGCGCCCGACCACGTCTACCTCGACCCGGACGCCATGGGCGCCCCCTGGGGCAACCGCACGGTCACCGCGTACTCCCTGGACGAGACGGCCACCTACTTCCTCGTCCTCGTCGCGCTCTGCGAACCGCGCCTGCGCGACCAGTCCCCCGTGGCGGTCCCCACCACTCCCCAGATCGTCGAACGGCTCGGCCAGGGCGCCGGCTGCGGCACGCCCACCGCGCGGGCGGTCAGCTCGCACATCGACTACCTCGCCGAGGAGAAGCTGCGCATCGGAGTCCCGGAGGCCCGGGAACACGGCAGGGCCGAGCGCCGCAACGGCAAGCGGGAGGAGATCGTCGGACTCGCCCTGCGGTTCGGCCTCGTACGGGAGGAGCACCTCGCGCTGCTGCCGCCCCTGACGGGGGCTCGCGGGCGGGAGCGGCAGGCCGGGCGATGA